The following coding sequences are from one uncultured Cohaesibacter sp. window:
- the cobU gene encoding bifunctional adenosylcobinamide kinase/adenosylcobinamide-phosphate guanylyltransferase: MNETSAQTTLVVGGARSGKSSFAQKLCEDSPFNLFYIATSPVIPEDSELAARIKKHKDDRGPRWRAIEEEIDIARVIMELDSNENALLIDCATLWLNNLLYHSLPLQDHLNALVDALKASKAHIVLVSNEVGQGIVPSVREVRTFRDHQGWLNQRLAVVTDRVIEVRVGIPQQLKPNNQPPIRL, from the coding sequence ATGAATGAGACTTCAGCACAAACGACCCTTGTTGTAGGTGGCGCGAGATCAGGCAAAAGCTCCTTTGCTCAGAAGCTTTGTGAGGACAGCCCTTTCAATCTGTTCTATATCGCGACATCACCTGTGATTCCCGAAGATTCCGAACTGGCGGCTCGAATCAAGAAACACAAGGATGATCGAGGGCCGCGCTGGAGAGCTATCGAAGAGGAAATCGACATAGCCCGGGTGATTATGGAGCTCGATAGCAATGAGAATGCCTTGCTCATCGATTGCGCCACCTTATGGCTCAATAACCTCTTATATCACTCACTACCGCTACAAGACCACCTGAACGCTCTTGTTGATGCACTCAAGGCGTCAAAGGCGCATATTGTTCTGGTTTCCAACGAAGTCGGGCAGGGGATTGTTCCCTCGGTTCGCGAGGTAAGGACCTTTAGAGATCATCAGGGCTGGCTCAATCAGCGACTGGCTGTCGTTACGGACCGCGTAATCGAGGTGCGAGTTGGTATTCCCCAGCAATTAAAGCCCAACAATCAGCCACCCATTAGGCTATGA
- a CDS encoding multidrug efflux SMR transporter — protein MKVHIVSYIALLAAILCEVIGSSFLFKTLQFTKLAPTVAMALCYIASFYLLSIALRTIPLGIAYAIWGGMGTVLIALVSVVFFRQTLDLMGVFGITMIVGGVIVMNAFSNISH, from the coding sequence ATGAAAGTTCATATAGTTTCGTATATTGCTCTATTAGCGGCAATTTTGTGCGAAGTCATCGGTTCCAGTTTCCTCTTCAAGACACTACAATTCACCAAGTTGGCGCCAACCGTAGCTATGGCCCTGTGTTACATCGCTTCTTTCTATCTTCTCTCGATTGCCCTTAGGACAATACCTCTTGGTATTGCCTATGCCATTTGGGGAGGAATGGGAACCGTTCTCATTGCGTTGGTCAGCGTCGTGTTTTTCCGTCAGACACTGGATTTAATGGGTGTTTTCGGGATCACTATGATTGTGGGAGGTGTCATCGTTATGAATGCCTTTTCCAATATTTCCCATTAA
- the cbiB gene encoding adenosylcobinamide-phosphate synthase CbiB, producing MILFGGLFAFTVLVALLVDAVFGEPDWLWRHLPHPVVVFGKAISFFETCFNHPDQQRAFSGWLFGLFAIATITVVGSAFGYLLQVWLMGFGLIGSAIVAVLSSTLLAQKSLFEHVKRVQEPLHDGNLEGARHAVSMIVGRDTTKLNDSGVARAAIESLAENYSDGIVAPLFWFLLLGLPGLICYKIINTADSMIGHRNERYQYFGWASARLDDLINLVPARLTMLLLLFSPVSLNLEAGICNQPWNAFLADARRHRSPNAGWPEAAMARRLGIALSGPRYYDGKLNDEQFVNADGKREIGSNEVAKALRLYVGACLVQFLFVAIIATLAVLTALLMFD from the coding sequence GTGATTCTATTCGGCGGATTGTTTGCGTTTACCGTTCTTGTTGCGCTTCTGGTGGACGCGGTTTTTGGCGAGCCGGATTGGCTTTGGCGGCACCTCCCTCACCCGGTGGTAGTCTTTGGAAAGGCGATTTCGTTTTTTGAGACCTGCTTCAATCATCCGGATCAGCAGCGTGCTTTCAGTGGCTGGTTGTTCGGTTTATTTGCGATTGCTACAATCACCGTGGTTGGCAGCGCCTTCGGTTATCTGTTGCAAGTCTGGCTGATGGGGTTTGGCCTGATCGGCTCTGCTATTGTAGCTGTACTGTCTTCGACGTTGCTGGCGCAAAAGAGCCTGTTTGAACATGTCAAACGGGTTCAGGAGCCCCTCCATGATGGCAATTTGGAGGGTGCTCGGCATGCTGTTTCCATGATCGTTGGCAGAGATACGACCAAGCTGAATGATTCTGGTGTGGCGAGGGCAGCTATCGAGAGTTTGGCAGAAAATTACTCCGACGGTATCGTGGCCCCCCTATTCTGGTTTCTGCTTTTGGGGCTGCCTGGGCTCATTTGCTACAAGATAATCAATACTGCCGACAGTATGATCGGTCATAGAAACGAGCGGTATCAATATTTTGGTTGGGCGTCTGCGCGACTGGATGATTTGATCAACCTTGTGCCCGCCAGATTGACCATGCTGCTGCTGTTGTTCTCCCCGGTGTCTCTGAACTTAGAAGCTGGCATTTGCAATCAGCCTTGGAACGCTTTTCTGGCAGATGCGCGTCGTCACCGTTCTCCAAATGCGGGATGGCCCGAAGCGGCAATGGCGAGGCGTCTGGGTATCGCATTATCCGGGCCTCGCTATTATGACGGAAAGCTCAATGATGAGCAGTTTGTCAATGCAGATGGAAAGCGGGAAATTGGATCAAATGAGGTGGCCAAGGCGCTCAGACTTTATGTCGGGGCCTGTTTGGTGCAATTCCTTTTCGTTGCTATCATTGCTACTCTGGCCGTTCTGACAGCTCTGCTCATGTTTGATTAG
- a CDS encoding DUF6538 domain-containing protein, with amino-acid sequence MDSAMGSMQETKYITKNRGVFYYTRSIPKDVRGLDDRPNPIQKSLNTKNLDIAMSRRDVRADADERLWRSLRVTGKPFQSASDLAVAGNDLMELFGTERVPTNLPSLPNGKAGATLHDHYQEELKEIFAGPADGLLSRFETWLVTLPADIADMYRRMMQNAQKVGPVAVNFDDPSQFVRASMGDYSQSDDENLKLSKALEDFFEKFAVAKMDGMSKAQETNYRNPKKRAVARFIEQVGDVPLKSITRNQAILFKDHWLNLIHRPVDGAKSLTRSGALKELQDLSYIWQCYADEHNWLNKYGQRKENPFADLKKQFPAPQKTSPLDSTEARVTFSTAIIREKWLQGAGLTGTNEQVRRILYTIVETGCGPQELLHLTAEKIRLDHPIPHILIAPTLQGELRNKVKTNCRVRAVPLVGIAFESIKRHPEGFLRYYDKSNAFSATANKFLLGNGLRTEKTTVYSLRHEYTDRLRQNAVPEHIQRHITGHATDIHGRYGAFPDDPDFDDKLQEMACWMEKAALPFDVNVV; translated from the coding sequence ATGGATTCTGCCATGGGCAGCATGCAAGAAACGAAATACATCACCAAAAATCGTGGCGTGTTCTATTATACCCGATCAATTCCCAAAGATGTCCGTGGTCTCGACGACAGGCCCAATCCAATCCAGAAATCGCTTAATACAAAGAATTTGGATATTGCCATGTCTCGCCGCGATGTTCGCGCCGATGCGGACGAACGTTTGTGGCGATCGTTGCGCGTGACCGGAAAGCCCTTTCAAAGCGCCTCAGACCTCGCTGTGGCAGGAAATGACCTCATGGAGCTCTTTGGTACAGAAAGAGTGCCTACGAATCTTCCCAGCCTGCCAAATGGCAAAGCTGGCGCCACCTTGCATGACCATTATCAAGAAGAGCTGAAAGAAATTTTTGCAGGGCCAGCTGATGGCCTCTTGAGCAGATTCGAAACCTGGCTTGTTACTTTGCCGGCCGATATCGCGGATATGTATCGCCGTATGATGCAGAATGCACAGAAGGTTGGTCCTGTTGCCGTAAATTTTGACGACCCATCCCAGTTTGTAAGGGCTTCCATGGGGGACTACAGTCAGTCAGACGACGAAAATCTGAAGCTATCCAAAGCACTTGAAGATTTCTTTGAAAAGTTTGCGGTAGCTAAGATGGATGGGATGTCGAAAGCGCAGGAGACGAATTACAGGAACCCCAAAAAGCGAGCTGTGGCAAGATTCATAGAACAGGTGGGCGATGTGCCGTTGAAAAGCATAACACGCAATCAGGCCATTCTGTTCAAGGATCACTGGCTCAATTTGATCCATAGACCTGTGGACGGGGCGAAGTCACTCACCCGTTCCGGCGCGCTGAAAGAACTGCAGGACCTTTCCTATATATGGCAGTGTTATGCGGATGAGCATAACTGGTTGAACAAGTATGGCCAACGGAAAGAAAACCCCTTTGCAGACCTGAAGAAGCAATTTCCGGCTCCGCAAAAGACTTCGCCGCTCGATTCTACTGAAGCGCGCGTAACATTCTCAACCGCGATAATAAGGGAAAAATGGCTGCAGGGAGCCGGATTGACCGGAACCAACGAACAGGTACGACGAATTTTGTATACAATTGTCGAGACTGGCTGCGGACCCCAGGAGCTCCTTCATCTGACGGCCGAGAAAATCCGCCTCGATCATCCAATTCCTCACATCCTGATAGCCCCGACGTTGCAAGGCGAGCTTAGAAATAAAGTTAAAACCAATTGTAGGGTCAGAGCTGTACCGTTGGTCGGCATTGCTTTTGAATCGATCAAAAGGCACCCTGAAGGCTTCCTGCGCTATTACGACAAGTCTAATGCCTTCAGTGCGACCGCCAATAAGTTTCTCTTGGGCAACGGCCTTCGCACCGAGAAAACCACAGTATATTCCCTGCGACATGAATATACTGACCGGTTGCGCCAAAATGCGGTGCCTGAGCATATTCAGCGCCACATCACGGGGCATGCAACGGATATTCATGGAAGATATGGTGCCTTTCCCGACGATCCTGATTTTGATGACAAATTGCAGGAGATGGCATGCTGGATGGAAAAGGCTGCCCTGCCCTTCGACGTCAATGTGGTTTAG